A genomic stretch from Panthera uncia isolate 11264 chromosome E3, Puncia_PCG_1.0, whole genome shotgun sequence includes:
- the NME4 gene encoding nucleoside diphosphate kinase, mitochondrial yields the protein MGGLLGRAALPALLSGPRAAGPSLLARPSSGGSSWTRERTLVAVKPDGVQRRLVGDVIQRFERRGFKLVGMKMLQAPETVLAEHYHDLRRKPFYPALISYMTSGPVVAMVWEGPNVVCSSRAMIGHTNSAEAAPGTIRGDFSVHISRNIVHASDSVEGAQREIQLWFQSSELVDWAEEGHQSSTYPA from the exons ATGGGCGGCCTCTTGGGGCGCGCGGCGCTGCCGGCGTTGCTGAGCGGCCCGCGGGCCGCAGGCCCAAGCCTGCTCGCACGCCCCAGCTCGG GAGGGTCTTCCTGGACCCGGGAGCGGACCCTGGTTGCCGTGAAGCCAGATGGGGTGCAGCGGCGACTCGTTGGGGATGTGATCCAGCGCTTTGAGAGGAGGGGCTTCAAGCTGGTGGGGATGAAGATGCTGCAG gcgccagagACAGTCCTTGCCGAGCACTACCATGACCTGCGGAGGAAGCCCTTCTACCCAGCCCTCATCAGCTACATGACCTCCGGCCCTGTGGTGGCCATG GTCTGGGAAGGCCCCAACGTGGTCTGCTCCTCGAGGGCCATGATAGGACACACCAACTCAGCTGAGGCTGCCCCCGGCACCATCAGGGGGGACTTCAGCGTCCACATCAGCAG GAACATCGTCCACGCCAGCGACTCCGTGGAGGGGGCCCAGAGGGAGATCCAGCTATGGTTTCAGAGCAGTGAGCTCGTGGACTGGGCAGAAGAAGGCCACCAGAGCAGCACCTACCCAGCCTGA
- the DECR2 gene encoding peroxisomal 2,4-dienoyl-CoA reductase [(3E)-enoyl-CoA-producing] isoform X1 → MAQPPPDVSEDECLPEYRHLFCPDLLRDKVAFITGGGSGIGFRIAEIFMRHGCHTVIASRSLPRVSVAARKLAAATGQRCLPLSLDVRAPPAITAAVDQALKEFGKIDILINCAAGNFLCPASTLSFNAFKTVMDIDTLGTFNTSRVLYEKFFRDHGGVIVNITATLGSRGQVLQVHAGSAKAAVDAMTRHLAVEWGPQNIRVNSLAPGLISGTEGFWRLGGPQASVSTKVLAIPLQRLGNKTDVAHSALFLASPLASHVTGAVLVVDGGAWLTLPNDIKLLADFESFSAKL, encoded by the exons ATGGCCCAGCCGCCGCCCGACGTCAGTGAGGACGAGTGTCTTCCCGAGTACCGCCATCTCTTCTGCCCGGACCTGCTACG GGACAAAGTGGCCTTCATCACAGGTGGTGGCTCTGGGATTGGGTTCCGAATTGCTGAGATTTTCATGCG GCACGGCTGCCACACTGTCATCGCCAGCAGAAGCCTTCCAAGAGTGTCAGTG GCTGCCAGAAAGCTGGCTGCTGCCACTGGCCAGCGATGCCTGCCTTTGTCTCTGGACGTTCGCGCTCCCCCGGCCATCACAGCTGCTGTGGACCAGGCACTGAAGGAGTTTGGGAAAATTGACATTCTCATTAACT GTGCGGCCGGAAACTTCCTGTGCCCTGCCAGCACATTGTCCTTCAACGCCTTCAAGACCGTGATGGACATTGACACCTTGGGCACCTTCAACACGTCTCGTGTGCTTTATGAGAAGTTCTTCCGG GACCATGGAGGGGTGATCGTGAACATCACCGCGACCCTGGGCAGCCGGGGGCAGGTGCTTCAAGTGCACGCAGGCTCTGCCAAGGCGGCTGTGG ATGCAATGACACGGCACTTGGCTGTGGAGTGGGGTCCCCAGAACATCCGTGTCAACAGCCTCGCCCCCGGCCTCATCAGCGGCACAGAGGGGTTCTGGCGGCTGG GTGGCCCCCAAGCCAGTGTCAGCACGAAGGTTCTGGCCATCCCCCTGCAGAGGCTGGGCAATAAGACAGACGTTGCCCACAGCGCGCTGTTCCTGGCCAGCCCTTTGGCATCCCATGTGACCGGCGCTGTGCTGGTGGTGGACGGCGGGGCGTGGCTGACACTCCCTAACGACATCAAGTTACTGGCAGATTTTGAATCCTTCTCTGCTAAGCTCTAG
- the DECR2 gene encoding peroxisomal 2,4-dienoyl-CoA reductase [(3E)-enoyl-CoA-producing] isoform X2 yields the protein MAQPPPDVSEDECLPEYRHLFCPDLLRDKVAFITGGGSGIGFRIAEIFMRHGCHTVIASRSLPRVSVAARKLAAATGQRCLPLSLDVRAPPAITAAVDQALKEFGKIDILINCAAGNFLCPASTLSFNAFKTVMDIDTLGTFNTSRVLYEKFFREDRVWKEGCRTRPFTAASAFSEEAGPIGYIEVRLRGFVRGVAHATVEPQEVPRSLCTSWRPRKADGMIQSESEGLRNRRSGGQG from the exons ATGGCCCAGCCGCCGCCCGACGTCAGTGAGGACGAGTGTCTTCCCGAGTACCGCCATCTCTTCTGCCCGGACCTGCTACG GGACAAAGTGGCCTTCATCACAGGTGGTGGCTCTGGGATTGGGTTCCGAATTGCTGAGATTTTCATGCG GCACGGCTGCCACACTGTCATCGCCAGCAGAAGCCTTCCAAGAGTGTCAGTG GCTGCCAGAAAGCTGGCTGCTGCCACTGGCCAGCGATGCCTGCCTTTGTCTCTGGACGTTCGCGCTCCCCCGGCCATCACAGCTGCTGTGGACCAGGCACTGAAGGAGTTTGGGAAAATTGACATTCTCATTAACT GTGCGGCCGGAAACTTCCTGTGCCCTGCCAGCACATTGTCCTTCAACGCCTTCAAGACCGTGATGGACATTGACACCTTGGGCACCTTCAACACGTCTCGTGTGCTTTATGAGAAGTTCTTCCGG GAGGACAGAGTCTGGAAAGAAGGTTGCAGAACCAGGCCTTTTACTGCTGCGTCAGCGTTCTCCGAAGAAGCAGGACCAATAGGATATATAGAGGTACGCCTGAGGGGGTTTGTTAGAGGGGTGGCTCACGCCACTGTGGAGCCCCAAGAAGTCCCACGTTCTCTGTGTAcgagctggagacccaggaaagctgatgGTATGATTCAGTCCGAGTCCGAAGGCCTGAGAAACAGGCGCTCTGGTGGCCAAGGGTAA